In a genomic window of Taylorella equigenitalis ATCC 35865:
- a CDS encoding carbon-nitrogen hydrolase family protein — translation MSVLKVAVGQFPATNDIDLNIKKIKCLYESAAQQNAELIVLPEASMCSFASELEVLKKLAKEETPRFIEEIKAFSKEFNMYTIVGVLSNSSIEDDSRIENHLLVIDPNGLQIVDYSKIHVYDAFSFKESDKVRPATLQEDSSHFGIFNIKEFKIGLINCYDLRFPELARALIELGANVLSVSANWVTGAFKETHWEILLRARAIENTSYVLASGQTRPKGVGLSMIIDPLGFIINGCGDEEGVIVSEINSDRLNKVRQLVPCLANRRLT, via the coding sequence ATGAGTGTATTAAAAGTTGCTGTTGGGCAATTTCCAGCTACCAATGATATTGATTTAAATATTAAAAAAATAAAATGCTTATATGAGAGTGCAGCTCAGCAAAATGCTGAGTTAATTGTTTTGCCTGAAGCTTCAATGTGTTCTTTTGCATCTGAATTAGAGGTACTTAAGAAACTAGCTAAAGAAGAAACGCCTAGATTTATTGAAGAGATAAAAGCATTTTCTAAAGAATTTAATATGTACACAATTGTTGGTGTACTTTCTAATAGTTCTATAGAAGATGACTCTCGCATAGAAAATCATCTTCTAGTAATCGACCCAAATGGATTACAAATAGTCGATTATTCAAAAATCCATGTGTATGATGCCTTTTCATTTAAGGAGTCGGACAAGGTCAGACCTGCAACATTGCAAGAGGACAGCTCTCATTTTGGTATTTTTAATATCAAAGAATTTAAAATTGGACTAATCAATTGTTATGACTTGCGCTTTCCAGAATTAGCCCGTGCACTTATTGAATTAGGAGCTAACGTTCTTTCTGTAAGTGCTAATTGGGTGACTGGAGCATTTAAGGAGACTCATTGGGAAATCCTTTTGAGAGCTAGGGCGATAGAAAATACATCTTACGTTTTAGCAAGCGGACAAACTAGACCAAAAGGCGTAGGACTTAGCATGATTATTGATCCGCTGGGTTTTATAATTAATGGATGCGGTGATGAAGAAGGTGTCATCGTAAGCGAGATAAATTCAGATAGACTTAATAAAGTTAGACAGCTCGTACCTTGTCTTGCAAATCGCAGACTTACATAA
- the fba gene encoding class II fructose-bisphosphate aldolase (catalyzes the reversible aldol condensation of dihydroxyacetonephosphate and glyceraldehyde 3-phosphate in the Calvin cycle, glycolysis, and/or gluconeogenesis), producing MALVSLRQLLDHAAENGYGIPAFNVNNLEQVQAIMEAAKETNSPVIMQASAGARKYAGEPFLKHLIQAAVEAYPEIPIVMHQDHGQSPEVCRGAINLGFTSVMMDGSLMPDGKTIATYEYNVETTREVVQMAHAIGVSVEGELGVLGSLETMKGDKEDGHGAEGTLTRDQLLTDPEQAAEFVKATQVDALAIAIGTSHGAYKFTRKPTGDILSIQRIKEINARLPNTHIVMHGSSSVPQEYLEQIRMYGGDMKETYGVPVEEIQEAIKYGVRKVNIDTDIRLAMTAAVRKFLYENPSKFDPREFNKPAREAAKQLCISRYEAFGTAGNASKIKPVELSEMAQKYASGELVQKVN from the coding sequence ATGGCATTGGTTTCATTGAGACAGCTTCTTGATCATGCCGCAGAAAATGGATACGGAATACCTGCATTCAACGTAAATAATCTTGAGCAAGTTCAAGCTATTATGGAAGCAGCAAAAGAAACTAACAGCCCCGTAATTATGCAGGCTTCTGCAGGTGCACGTAAATATGCTGGCGAGCCTTTTTTAAAGCATTTGATTCAGGCTGCAGTAGAAGCATATCCTGAAATTCCAATTGTTATGCATCAGGACCATGGACAATCCCCTGAAGTTTGCAGAGGTGCTATAAATCTTGGTTTTACAAGCGTGATGATGGATGGATCTCTTATGCCTGACGGCAAAACCATTGCCACTTATGAATATAACGTTGAGACGACTCGCGAAGTTGTTCAGATGGCACATGCTATAGGTGTTTCTGTAGAGGGAGAATTAGGTGTGCTGGGCTCCTTAGAAACAATGAAAGGCGATAAAGAAGACGGGCATGGTGCAGAGGGTACACTTACTCGCGATCAGCTTCTTACTGACCCTGAGCAAGCTGCTGAATTTGTTAAAGCTACGCAAGTTGATGCCTTAGCAATTGCGATTGGTACAAGCCATGGTGCTTATAAGTTCACACGCAAACCTACGGGTGACATACTATCAATCCAAAGAATCAAGGAAATTAACGCAAGACTTCCAAATACTCATATCGTGATGCATGGCTCTTCAAGCGTGCCTCAAGAGTATCTTGAGCAAATTCGAATGTATGGCGGTGATATGAAAGAAACTTATGGTGTGCCTGTAGAAGAGATACAGGAAGCCATTAAGTATGGTGTCCGTAAAGTAAATATCGACACAGACATACGATTGGCTATGACGGCTGCTGTTAGAAAATTCCTTTATGAGAATCCATCCAAATTTGATCCTCGTGAATTTAACAAACCAGCCCGTGAAGCTGCAAAACAATTATGTATATCAAGATACGAGGCTTTCGGTACAGCTGGCAATGCCTCTAAAATCAAACCCGTTGAGCTTTCTGAAATGGCTCAAAAATACGCAAGTGGTGAACTTGTACAAAAGGTGAATTAA
- a CDS encoding barstar family protein, producing MNKKVDFSKVLSKSAELPSSYLDSKDEIIDAAVDSGLAFFECDCSRARNLSAILRAVSKSVDYPVFFGKDLDAFADCLSETLEEQKEGYVLWFTQLHTGDPELSADTKQILKILKDTCNIAKKYEKTFIYFIDHAGELSAPEPGVEPERYAGNITDDSE from the coding sequence ATGAATAAAAAAGTTGATTTCTCTAAGGTTTTGTCTAAATCGGCTGAGTTACCTTCTAGTTATTTAGATTCTAAAGATGAAATCATCGATGCGGCTGTTGATTCAGGTTTAGCGTTTTTTGAGTGTGACTGTTCACGTGCTAGAAATCTATCAGCTATATTGAGAGCGGTTTCTAAATCAGTTGATTATCCAGTTTTCTTCGGAAAGGATTTGGATGCGTTTGCCGATTGTTTGTCAGAGACTTTGGAAGAGCAAAAAGAGGGTTACGTGTTATGGTTTACCCAATTACACACTGGCGATCCTGAGTTATCGGCAGATACGAAGCAAATTCTCAAAATATTAAAAGACACCTGTAACATCGCTAAAAAGTACGAAAAAACTTTTATATATTTTATTGACCATGCGGGTGAACTTTCTGCACCTGAACCTGGGGTAGAGCCTGAGAGATATGCGGGGAATATTACGGACGATTCTGAATAA
- a CDS encoding 16S rRNA (uracil(1498)-N(3))-methyltransferase, which produces MLTPRFFYTLPLEIGSTIKLPKDITNHAGRSLRLKEGTKISLFSGDNTEYHGTISFNSSDAFFNVEDIKEISRELPLRIGLAQGLATGDKMDFIIEKAVEIGVSDFYPIIAKRSVLKLNNEKLEKKLAHWSRIIISASEQCGRNKIMQLHQPQDINEFIQNTSDSLYLIAHPDAQSNFLGTAETEDFDNSIVLIGPEGGWDSTELEKLRKENSRLISLGQRVLRTETAGIVTVSYLTAIIQNRP; this is translated from the coding sequence ATGCTAACACCCCGTTTTTTTTATACCCTACCCTTAGAGATTGGCTCTACTATTAAGCTTCCAAAGGATATAACAAACCACGCAGGTCGTTCCCTTAGACTTAAAGAAGGTACAAAAATATCTCTTTTCAGTGGAGATAATACTGAATATCACGGCACGATTTCTTTTAATAGTTCAGATGCTTTTTTTAACGTAGAAGATATCAAAGAAATTTCAAGAGAGCTTCCTTTAAGGATTGGTCTTGCCCAGGGACTTGCAACAGGCGACAAAATGGACTTCATAATAGAAAAAGCCGTAGAAATTGGTGTTAGTGATTTCTACCCTATCATTGCCAAAAGATCAGTACTTAAATTAAATAATGAAAAGCTTGAAAAAAAACTTGCACACTGGAGTCGAATAATTATTTCGGCCTCTGAACAATGTGGCAGAAATAAAATAATGCAATTGCATCAACCACAGGATATAAATGAATTTATACAAAACACAAGTGATTCGCTTTATCTGATTGCCCATCCAGATGCACAATCAAACTTTTTAGGCACGGCTGAAACAGAGGATTTTGATAATTCTATTGTTTTAATAGGACCAGAAGGCGGATGGGACTCTACAGAGTTGGAAAAATTAAGAAAAGAAAATTCAAGATTAATAAGTTTGGGACAGAGGGTACTAAGAACTGAAACAGCAGGGATTGTAACTGTAAGCTACCTAACTGCAATTATTCAGAATCGTCCGTAA
- a CDS encoding phosphoglycerate kinase, producing MSLSLLTLRELVEQGLLKDKKVFFRSDLNVPLGPNKQITEDTRIKSSLPGIKMALDAGAAVMVTSHLGRPNEGEYSEDDSLKPIANHMSLLLGQEVKLVKDWVDGVDVKPGQVVLLENCRFNVGEKSNDDILAKKMAHLCDIFVNDAFGTAHRAQASTHGIAKFVDMACAGPLMEAELEALGKALENPKRPLLAVVGGSKVSTKLSVLESLSHMVDQLIVGGGIANTFMLATGHNIGKSLSEPDQVSQAKSIIENLEKHSASVPIPVDVVVGNEFSIESPAIPKNISDVSEDDMIMDLGVQSVDKLCDIISRAGTIVWNGPIGVFEFPAFSKGTERVASAIAQSSAFSIAGGGDTLAAIAQFDVANGIDYISTGGGAFLEFLEGKGLPAVEILKERYTKQ from the coding sequence ATGTCACTATCATTACTAACTCTTAGAGAGCTTGTTGAACAAGGGCTTTTGAAAGATAAAAAGGTCTTTTTCCGCTCAGATCTCAATGTACCACTCGGTCCTAACAAACAGATAACCGAAGACACCAGGATTAAATCATCCCTTCCTGGTATAAAAATGGCTTTAGATGCGGGTGCTGCTGTTATGGTTACATCTCATCTTGGAAGACCTAATGAGGGTGAATATTCTGAAGATGACTCGCTAAAGCCTATTGCCAACCATATGTCATTACTTTTAGGTCAGGAAGTCAAACTCGTAAAAGATTGGGTTGACGGGGTTGATGTAAAGCCAGGTCAAGTTGTGCTTTTAGAAAATTGTCGCTTTAATGTGGGTGAAAAATCTAATGACGATATACTTGCAAAAAAAATGGCACACCTTTGCGATATCTTTGTAAATGATGCTTTTGGTACTGCTCACAGAGCTCAAGCCTCCACTCATGGTATTGCTAAATTTGTGGATATGGCTTGTGCAGGACCATTGATGGAAGCTGAACTCGAAGCACTCGGAAAAGCCCTTGAAAATCCCAAACGACCACTTCTAGCCGTTGTTGGAGGATCTAAGGTTTCTACAAAATTAAGTGTGTTGGAATCCCTTTCACATATGGTAGATCAACTGATAGTTGGAGGCGGTATTGCCAACACATTTATGCTTGCTACAGGTCATAATATTGGAAAATCGCTATCTGAACCTGACCAAGTTTCACAAGCTAAGTCGATTATTGAGAACTTAGAAAAGCATTCTGCTTCTGTGCCTATTCCTGTAGATGTAGTTGTTGGAAATGAATTTTCAATTGAAAGTCCAGCTATTCCTAAAAATATTTCTGATGTCTCAGAAGACGATATGATCATGGATTTAGGCGTTCAGAGCGTTGATAAGTTGTGCGATATCATTAGTAGGGCGGGTACTATTGTTTGGAATGGACCTATAGGTGTATTTGAATTTCCTGCATTTTCTAAAGGTACGGAAAGAGTTGCTAGTGCTATTGCACAATCTAGTGCATTTTCAATTGCAGGTGGTGGTGATACTTTGGCAGCCATTGCCCAATTTGACGTGGCTAATGGAATTGACTATATATCCACTGGTGGAGGGGCCTTTCTTGAATTCCTGGAAGGTAAAGGTCTTCCAGCTGTTGAAATTCTAAAAGAAAGATATACAAAACAATGA
- a CDS encoding UbiD family decarboxylase: MQYKDLRDFLKQLEKRNDLKNINTSISTNLEITEISDRVLRNSGPALLFNSVLHNSQKSKMPVLTNLFGTPDRVAWGMGAEDLGALRDVGLLLSELKEPQAPSGLKDAFSKVSMLKSALWDMQAKKVSKPACQEIILEGNQVNLEDLPIQKCWPGDIAPLITWGLVITKGPRAKRQNIGIYRQQLLGPNKLIMRWLDHRGGALDFRDFRIAKPGQPFPISVAIGADPATILAAVTPIPDSLSEYQFAGLLRGSRTELAKSVGNDLQVPASAEIVLEGHILPTTHPKADSQFIRDGFEYEMALEGPYGDHTGYYNEQEWFPVFTIDRITMRENPIYHSTHTGKPPDEPAVLGLALNEVFIPLLQKTFPEIVDFYLPPEGCSYRVAVVSIRKQYAGHAKRVMFGIWSVLRQFMYTKFIIVVDEGVDIRDWKEVIWAVSTRMDPVRDIVQVKNTPIDYLDFASPVSGLGGKLGMDATNKWSGETDREWGIPITMDKSIKEKIDNLWSEMFG, translated from the coding sequence ATGCAATACAAAGACTTACGTGACTTTCTAAAACAATTAGAAAAGCGAAATGATTTAAAGAATATTAACACTTCTATTTCTACCAATTTGGAGATAACTGAAATTAGTGACAGGGTGCTACGTAATTCTGGACCTGCTCTTTTATTTAATAGTGTTCTACATAACTCACAAAAATCAAAAATGCCCGTGCTTACAAATTTATTTGGGACACCTGACCGTGTAGCATGGGGTATGGGAGCCGAAGATCTAGGAGCTTTAAGAGATGTGGGTTTATTACTATCGGAGCTTAAGGAACCACAGGCACCTTCAGGACTTAAAGATGCTTTCAGCAAAGTCTCCATGCTCAAATCAGCCTTATGGGATATGCAAGCCAAAAAGGTGTCCAAGCCTGCATGTCAGGAGATAATCTTAGAAGGAAACCAGGTTAATTTAGAAGATTTACCTATACAAAAATGCTGGCCTGGGGATATTGCTCCATTAATCACTTGGGGACTGGTTATTACAAAAGGACCTCGTGCTAAAAGACAGAATATAGGAATATACAGACAGCAATTATTAGGTCCAAATAAATTAATCATGCGATGGCTGGATCATAGAGGTGGTGCTCTAGATTTCAGAGATTTTAGAATTGCTAAACCAGGTCAACCCTTTCCGATTAGCGTTGCAATTGGAGCTGATCCAGCAACTATACTAGCCGCAGTAACTCCTATTCCAGACAGTCTTTCGGAATATCAATTCGCCGGCCTCCTAAGAGGCTCCAGAACAGAACTCGCCAAATCCGTTGGCAATGACCTTCAAGTCCCCGCATCCGCAGAAATTGTACTTGAAGGTCATATATTGCCAACCACTCACCCCAAAGCAGATTCCCAATTCATACGGGATGGCTTCGAATACGAAATGGCACTAGAAGGTCCCTATGGCGACCACACAGGGTATTACAATGAGCAAGAATGGTTTCCAGTATTCACTATTGACAGAATTACTATGAGAGAAAATCCTATCTACCATAGTACCCATACAGGCAAACCTCCTGATGAACCTGCTGTCCTCGGTCTTGCCCTAAACGAGGTATTTATCCCATTGCTTCAAAAAACATTCCCCGAGATTGTAGATTTTTATTTGCCGCCTGAGGGATGTAGTTATAGGGTAGCCGTAGTTTCTATTAGAAAGCAATATGCTGGACACGCTAAAAGAGTGATGTTTGGCATATGGAGCGTTTTACGTCAATTTATGTATACCAAATTTATTATTGTCGTGGATGAAGGTGTTGACATACGAGATTGGAAAGAAGTTATTTGGGCAGTGAGTACACGCATGGACCCTGTTAGAGATATAGTTCAAGTTAAAAATACACCCATTGATTATTTAGATTTCGCTTCTCCAGTATCTGGTCTGGGAGGTAAACTCGGTATGGATGCAACTAATAAGTGGTCTGGAGAAACAGATAGAGAATGGGGTATCCCAATTACTATGGATAAATCTATTAAAGAAAAAATAGATAACCTATGGTCAGAAATGTTTGGTTAA
- a CDS encoding phosphoribosylaminoimidazolesuccinocarboxamide synthase, with amino-acid sequence MAMYESSIKSLPLVSRGKVRDMYQVDDDKLLIIATDRISAFDVVLDDPIPNKGMVLTSLTEFWLEKLGGIMPNHATGILPEEVVAKDEIDQVAGRGMVVKKLKPILVEAVVRGYIIGSGWKDYQENGAICGIHLPKGLELASELNEPIFTPAEKAEPGKHDENIGFDYMAKLIGENLAEDIREASIDLYKAASQIAKLKGLIIADTKFEFGLDDQGTLHLMDEVLTPDSSRFWPADQYKEGTNPPSFDKQFVRDWLESQDWDKKAPAPRLPEDVIQKTAAKYKEVLDRFTGKNPYL; translated from the coding sequence ATGGCAATGTATGAATCTTCAATAAAGTCCCTTCCGCTCGTAAGCCGAGGCAAAGTTAGAGATATGTATCAAGTGGATGATGATAAGTTGCTTATTATTGCCACTGATAGAATTTCTGCCTTTGACGTTGTTCTTGATGATCCTATTCCAAATAAGGGTATGGTACTAACATCTTTGACAGAGTTTTGGCTTGAAAAGTTGGGTGGAATCATGCCTAATCATGCTACTGGCATACTTCCAGAAGAGGTTGTAGCTAAGGATGAAATTGATCAAGTTGCGGGTCGTGGCATGGTTGTTAAAAAGCTAAAACCAATATTAGTTGAGGCCGTAGTTAGAGGTTATATTATTGGTTCTGGATGGAAGGATTACCAAGAAAATGGTGCAATCTGTGGCATACACCTACCTAAGGGTTTAGAGTTAGCTTCAGAACTAAACGAACCTATTTTTACTCCTGCAGAAAAAGCGGAACCTGGTAAACACGATGAAAATATTGGGTTTGATTATATGGCTAAACTGATAGGGGAAAATTTAGCAGAAGATATTAGAGAGGCTTCTATTGATCTATACAAAGCTGCAAGTCAAATTGCAAAACTTAAGGGTTTAATTATTGCAGATACAAAATTTGAATTTGGTTTGGATGACCAGGGCACTTTACATCTAATGGATGAAGTTTTAACACCTGATTCTTCTCGTTTTTGGCCTGCAGACCAGTACAAAGAAGGTACAAACCCTCCATCATTTGACAAACAATTTGTTCGTGATTGGCTTGAATCACAAGATTGGGATAAAAAAGCACCTGCACCTCGTTTACCTGAAGATGTTATTCAAAAGACTGCAGCTAAATATAAGGAAGTGCTTGATAGATTTACTGGTAAAAATCCTTATTTATAG
- the tkt gene encoding transketolase — MNKPQVPDSYLANAIRSLTMDAVQKANSGHPGAPMGMAEMAVALWHKNLKHNPLNPKWYDRDRFVLSNGHASMLLYSLLFLTGYGLSIEDLKDFRQLHSKTPGHPEFGITPGVETTTGPLGQGIGNAVGFALSEALLAQEFNRDEHKIVDHFTYAFAGDGCLMEGVSHEVFSLAGTLKLNKLIVLYDSNGISIDGQIHPWFNENTKLRFESYGWQVIDGIDGHDVSAVDLAIKKAQEFSRQLDTGPTLIICKTVIGKGSPKVQGSEKAHGSPLGSDEILETRKTLGINYGDFEVPKDVLDSWSHITKGAGQQAVWDSVWASYKVQYPDLANEYERRMTGQLPSDFEAKFKTYIEQVLGEQKSIATRKSSQNVITKLAEILPELLGGSADLTSSNLTSWPEAKPVRSGTGNITFGRHINYGVREFGMAAIMNGVSLHGGYLPFGGTFLTFSDYSRNGIRMSALMNQKVVHVFTHDSIGVGEDGPTHQSIEHAWSLRLIPNLDVWRPCDTTETAYAWGSAVTRNGPSALLLSRQNLPFIARDEESLSNISKGGYVLRAIVNPKAIIIATGSEVQIAMDAQVQLKEEGIPVTVVSMPSTTVFDRQSEEYKEEVLPRKLPKIVIEAGTTGPWYKYVGLDGAVLGIDSFGESAPANDLFNYFGLTSEKLIKLVKTSIKE, encoded by the coding sequence ATGAATAAGCCTCAAGTTCCTGATTCATACCTCGCAAACGCAATACGTTCATTAACTATGGACGCAGTCCAAAAAGCTAATTCTGGTCATCCAGGTGCTCCCATGGGTATGGCAGAGATGGCTGTTGCCCTTTGGCATAAAAATTTAAAACACAATCCACTTAACCCAAAATGGTATGACAGGGATAGATTTGTTTTATCTAATGGTCATGCTTCTATGCTTTTGTACTCATTGCTTTTTCTTACTGGTTACGGTCTGAGCATTGAAGATTTAAAGGATTTTAGGCAGCTTCACTCAAAAACTCCTGGTCATCCAGAGTTTGGGATTACCCCAGGAGTAGAAACTACAACTGGTCCTTTAGGTCAGGGTATCGGAAATGCTGTGGGATTCGCCTTATCTGAAGCCTTACTAGCTCAGGAATTTAATAGAGATGAGCATAAGATAGTTGATCATTTTACATATGCATTTGCTGGTGATGGTTGTCTTATGGAGGGTGTGTCGCATGAGGTTTTCTCATTGGCAGGGACACTTAAGTTAAATAAGCTTATAGTTCTTTATGATAGTAACGGCATATCAATTGATGGTCAGATACATCCATGGTTTAATGAAAATACAAAACTTCGCTTTGAATCTTATGGCTGGCAGGTTATAGATGGTATTGATGGGCATGACGTTAGTGCTGTTGATTTAGCTATAAAAAAAGCCCAAGAATTTTCTCGTCAACTAGATACGGGACCTACTCTAATCATATGCAAAACTGTAATTGGTAAAGGATCTCCAAAAGTTCAAGGGTCAGAAAAAGCTCATGGTTCTCCTCTTGGTTCAGATGAAATCCTAGAAACTAGGAAAACTCTTGGTATTAATTATGGGGACTTTGAAGTACCTAAAGATGTATTAGATTCATGGAGTCACATTACTAAAGGAGCTGGTCAACAGGCTGTATGGGATTCCGTATGGGCTAGTTATAAGGTTCAGTACCCTGATTTAGCAAATGAGTACGAACGACGCATGACTGGACAATTGCCTTCCGACTTCGAAGCTAAATTTAAGACTTATATAGAACAAGTTTTAGGTGAGCAGAAATCTATTGCCACCAGAAAATCATCTCAAAATGTTATTACAAAATTAGCTGAGATTCTTCCAGAGTTGTTAGGGGGGTCGGCTGATTTAACCTCATCAAATTTAACAAGCTGGCCGGAAGCTAAACCTGTGAGATCTGGTACAGGTAATATTACATTTGGTCGCCACATAAATTATGGTGTTAGAGAATTTGGTATGGCGGCCATTATGAATGGAGTTTCATTGCACGGTGGATACCTTCCGTTCGGTGGCACTTTTTTAACGTTTTCGGATTATTCCAGAAATGGTATCCGCATGTCGGCTCTTATGAATCAAAAAGTTGTTCATGTGTTTACTCATGATTCCATAGGTGTGGGGGAAGATGGACCTACACACCAATCCATAGAGCATGCTTGGAGCCTTAGATTAATTCCAAATCTTGATGTTTGGAGACCATGCGATACTACGGAAACCGCCTATGCATGGGGTTCTGCCGTTACAAGAAATGGTCCAAGTGCTCTTTTGCTTTCTAGACAAAATCTACCTTTTATTGCAAGAGATGAAGAAAGTCTATCCAATATATCCAAAGGCGGATATGTTCTTAGGGCTATTGTTAATCCTAAAGCCATTATTATTGCTACAGGTTCTGAAGTACAAATTGCTATGGATGCACAAGTACAGTTAAAAGAGGAGGGCATTCCTGTGACTGTTGTTTCCATGCCTTCCACAACAGTTTTTGATAGGCAGTCAGAAGAATACAAAGAAGAAGTACTACCTAGAAAACTTCCTAAAATCGTTATTGAAGCGGGTACTACTGGTCCTTGGTATAAATACGTAGGGCTTGACGGTGCTGTTTTAGGCATAGATTCATTTGGCGAGTCAGCCCCTGCTAACGATCTTTTTAATTACTTCGGTCTCACATCAGAAAAATTAATAAAACTAGTTAAAACTTCAATTAAGGAGTAA
- a CDS encoding DUF883 family protein — translation MLSKNDVSKTEEEMLEALRKTVADAESLLKDATKETGKKAEEIRSKVKDLLCNAQSAFEEGKQKVVDTTREAVKKTEDYVQENPWRAVGTVGVAALLLGIIIGRK, via the coding sequence ATGTTATCTAAAAACGATGTGAGCAAAACTGAAGAAGAAATGTTAGAAGCGTTACGTAAAACTGTAGCCGATGCTGAAAGTTTACTAAAAGACGCTACTAAAGAAACTGGTAAAAAAGCTGAAGAAATCCGTTCTAAAGTAAAAGATCTTTTATGTAATGCTCAATCTGCTTTCGAAGAAGGTAAACAAAAAGTAGTTGATACTACTCGTGAAGCAGTTAAGAAAACTGAAGACTACGTACAAGAAAATCCTTGGCGTGCAGTTGGTACTGTAGGTGTAGCTGCTCTACTTCTAGGTATCATCATCGGTCGTAAATAA
- the gap gene encoding type I glyceraldehyde-3-phosphate dehydrogenase: MTIRVAINGYGRIGRMALRAHYEYAKKHDLEIVAINAMGDADVNRHLTKWDTAHGRFDADVSLDGDYLVINGDRIKLFSTRDVKELPWNDLGIDVVMECTGVFTSKAKASVHLDQGAKKVLISAPGGNDVDATIVYGVNHDTLKKEHTVVSNASCTTNCLAPLVKPLQDAIGIESGLMTTIHAYTNDQVLTDVKHKDMRRARSASMNMIPTKTGAASALGLVIPELQGKLDGYAIRVPTINVSLVDLVFSASKDTSVDEINNVLKEASNGKLKGILGFNDELLVSSDFNHSTFSSIYDSTLTKVSSGSLVKVSSWYDNEWGFSNRMLDTTVAMMQAK, translated from the coding sequence ATGACAATTCGTGTTGCCATAAATGGTTACGGTCGCATTGGCCGTATGGCCCTTAGAGCTCATTATGAGTATGCAAAAAAACATGATTTAGAAATCGTTGCAATAAACGCTATGGGCGATGCTGATGTAAATCGTCACTTAACTAAGTGGGATACTGCTCACGGAAGATTCGATGCAGATGTCAGCTTAGATGGTGACTATCTTGTCATCAATGGAGATAGAATTAAATTATTTAGTACGCGTGATGTGAAAGAACTCCCATGGAATGATTTGGGTATTGATGTAGTGATGGAGTGTACGGGAGTATTTACCTCTAAAGCTAAAGCCTCAGTTCATTTAGATCAGGGAGCAAAAAAAGTCCTAATCTCTGCCCCTGGTGGTAATGACGTAGATGCCACCATAGTTTACGGAGTAAACCACGATACCCTTAAAAAAGAACACACAGTAGTATCAAATGCTTCATGCACAACAAATTGTTTAGCACCCTTAGTAAAACCTCTACAAGACGCTATCGGTATCGAATCTGGCTTAATGACTACAATTCACGCATATACCAACGACCAAGTTCTAACAGATGTAAAACATAAAGATATGCGTCGTGCCAGAAGTGCTTCTATGAATATGATTCCAACAAAAACTGGAGCAGCTTCAGCTTTAGGATTGGTTATTCCTGAACTTCAAGGTAAATTAGATGGTTATGCTATACGTGTTCCTACAATTAATGTGTCCCTTGTAGATTTAGTTTTTTCAGCTAGTAAGGACACATCTGTCGATGAAATTAATAATGTTTTAAAAGAAGCATCAAATGGAAAACTCAAAGGTATATTAGGGTTTAATGATGAATTATTAGTATCTTCCGACTTTAACCATTCCACTTTTTCCAGCATTTACGATTCAACTTTAACAAAAGTTTCAAGTGGTAGTTTGGTTAAAGTCTCATCTTGGTACGATAATGAGTGGGGTTTTTCTAATCGAATGCTTGATACTACTGTTGCTATGATGCAGGCAAAATAA
- a CDS encoding phage holin family protein produces MNLRQTVAQLINSFVTYSETRGKIFGVELSQARAQYTQAIIWGVAAVIFALLGLALLSFSIIFLTWETEYRYWVVCLLPLIYLVIAYLAVARASAQLKAPAFEYTIKTLKEDAEYFKDHPEFPTSMDILNSDGGKING; encoded by the coding sequence ATGAATTTAAGACAAACCGTTGCCCAGCTTATTAATAGCTTCGTAACCTACTCAGAAACGAGGGGTAAGATTTTCGGTGTAGAACTTTCTCAAGCTAGAGCACAATACACTCAAGCTATTATTTGGGGAGTTGCAGCAGTTATATTCGCTTTATTAGGGCTTGCTCTTTTATCTTTCTCCATAATCTTTTTAACTTGGGAGACAGAGTACAGATATTGGGTTGTTTGTCTATTACCACTTATATATTTAGTGATTGCATATCTTGCGGTTGCTAGAGCTAGTGCACAGTTAAAAGCTCCTGCGTTTGAGTATACAATTAAAACTCTTAAAGAGGATGCTGAGTACTTCAAAGACCATCCTGAATTTCCTACTTCTATGGATATTCTTAACTCTGACGGAGGTAAGATAAATGGATAA